In the genome of Gymnogyps californianus isolate 813 chromosome 23, ASM1813914v2, whole genome shotgun sequence, the window CCCTTGACATTCTTCCAGCTGTTCGAGCTTCGGCTTAACTCCTGCCTGCCAGACAggctcccctgcctgctgaggcagcctgcctgctggggAGCGTCGCTGGGAGGGAGGTGGTGATGCAGGGGGAGATGAGCTCTGCAGGGGCCTGATGCCAGGGTGAGGGGCTGGATGCCACAGCCTGGCCCTTGCGGCGAGCGGGCTGGCTGGGGAAATGGTCATGTTTGTGACAAGGaggtggtttttgttgttgtctgAAGGAGCTGACCTCATGTTTTCACCTGgagaaaacatgcttttccCGGTAGAGGGGGAGTAACAGCCTCAGCTTCCAGGGCTTGGTGCTGCTGGCTTGGTTCTTCCAGTGGGACAGGAAACCAGGCTGCCCTCGGAAGGTGGAGACTGGCTCCTGTTTGGCTTTGTCACCCACCAGTGGGAgctggagaggagcccaggcaGGCGAGTCCTCCCAGCAAGCTGGACCTGAtgggctggcagaggagctgggctcTTCTGGGCACCTTCCCATCAGCTTCAGGGGTCGCAGCCGCCCCAGAAGCAGGTCCAGAGCATCCCACGACCAGCAGAAATGGGACAAACATGGCTCGAAGAGGAACCTCTGCTGTAGGAAGAACCGGGCATAAAAGCCCCATAATGGTGCTCACCACACCCCGTGTGGGTGGGGGGGGTCTAAAAATAGGAGATGAGCTGGCTTGTGATGGTTTGGCTGTTGTGCCCGGGACAAGGTGCGACTGCCCAGCAGTTTCCAAAGTTCAGGATGGAGGGGGAAGCTGTAAATTTGATTTAGCTGCCATAAATCTGAGTGGTGAGGGGCATGGGCTTGCTCCTGGTGTTGGGTGCGTTGGTGGGAAGGGGTTTGATGGCAGCTGCCTCCCTTCGCAGGAGAGATCAAATCCAGTCCTTCTGAAAGCCCCTTGATGGAGAAGAACCTGAGCCCGAAGGAGGACCACGAGGAGCCCAAGGTGCCCCTGGGCGATGCCAAGAGCCCCGTTGCTGATGTGGGGTCGGCTGCGCCCCACCGGGCAGCGGTGGAGGAGAGGACGGTCTCCTTCAACCTGGGGGACCTGGAGGAGGCCCCGGAGCAGGAGAGGCTCCCCAGCCTTGACCTGAACGAAACCAGCATCGACAGCGGTGAGTGGTGGTGGGGTGATAcagggggtgctggggtggtctcccccccaccccaggtaCCCCTGGGGGCTAAACCCCAGCCATCTCCcttggcaggagctgtgcagcTGCCCAACGGCAACCTCGTCCAGTTCAACCAGGCCGTGGGCCACCAGATGAGCTCCAGCGGGCAGTACCAGTACCACACCGTGCACAAGGACTCTGGCCTCTACAAGGAGCTGCTGCATAAACTGCACCTGGCCAAGATGGGGGACTGCATGGGGGACTCGGGGGACAAGCCCCTGCGGCGCAACAACAGCTACACCTCCTACACCATGGCCATCTGCGGCATGCCCCTGGATTCCCTCCGCgccaaggagggagaggaggtggagaagcTGACCTGGCCTGTGGCGGACACCAAGAAGAGGGTCCGCATGGACAGCTACACCAGCTACTGCAACGCGGTGGCGGATGCCCACCCGGCTGCTGATGTGGATCTGAACACGGCCCAGGTGGAGATGGGTGTCAGCGACCGCAAGGGCAGCAGTAGCTCCCTGGAAGAATGGCATGACCAGGACAAACCCGAGGTGTCCCTCCTCTTCCAATTTCTGCAGATCCTCACGGCCTGCTTTGGCTCCTTTGCTCATGGTGGCAACGATGTCAGGTCAGTTGGGTCCGCAGGAGCGGTGCGGTTGCTCGCCAGGGCTGGTGCCCACCTTGCCCAGAGCCTCTGGCCCTCTGGCCcagctctcctttctcttccagcaaTGCCATAGGGCCACTGGTCGCGCTCTACCTGGTCTATCAGACGGGTGATGTGGCTACCAAGGTGGCAACTCCTATCTGGCTGCTGCTCTACGGAGGTGCGGGGATTTGCATCGGCTTGTGGGTCTGGGGAAGGAGAGTCATCCAGACAATGGGGAAGGACCTGACTCCCATCACACCATCAAGGTAAGGGCTGCCTTGGGGCAGGGCGAGGCTTCAGGCAGTCCTAGAGCTGCATCCCGCTCCTGGAGCCCCTCTTCGTGCTCTCTTTGGGGGTTTCATTGCTCGGGTGGCGAAGCTGGGTCGTGCGTGGCCCCGTAACACCTCCCTGCATCCCTTGGGGGGTCAgtctgggggtgcaggggggctgGAGAGCCAAGTGAggagctgaccctgctgtgCAGGGTCTGCCTGGGGAGAGCCGGTCCCAGGTCTGGCTTGGGCTGAGCCAGCCTGATGTGCCGGGCAGCACAGAGGGTCTGGTGCCTGGGTTCTCAtgtgctttctgtctctgcagcGGCTTCAGCATCGAGCTGGCGTCTGCCCTGACGGTGGTGATCGCCTCCAATGTTGGCCTCCCCATCAGCACAACCCACTGCAAGGTaggtgggggtggtgggagggGGATGGTGCCTGCTCGGCGCAAGCTCAGCTTCCCCCAAATCCTGGTGCTAATAAGGCTGAGCTGTGCGGGAGGTCCCCAGCTAGGCTGCTGGCCGGCCTTCaggtcccagctctgccatttGCATCTCAATGCAGGGTGGCAGcggctgcccagggctggggggagtCCCTGGGTGAGGGGGCACTTGAGGAGGCGATGGGAGAACAAAACCCCTTTGATAGACCCCTGGGCTCTGCCAAGCGGCCGTGGGAATGCGGGTGCTGCAGCACCCTGTCCCCATCACCGCTCTGGGACGGCAGCTCCTCGCCCTGCTCTCTCCGCGTGGTGTCTGCTGGGTCCCCAAGGGCTGGAGCAAGACCCTTGGCCCCATGGCTGAGGCTTTCCCTGGGTGCCCCTGGGGAGGGCTGTGGGGCGGCGGGCACCCGGTGGGTGCCCCATCCTGCTGCGATGCTGAGCCGTGCTCTGGCTCCTCGGGCAGGTGGGCTCCGTAGTCTCGGTGGGCTGGCTGCGCTCCAGGAAGGCGGTGGACTGGCGCCTCTTCCGCAACATCTTCATGGCCTGGTTCGTCACCGTCCCCATCTCGGGTCTCATCAGTGCCGCCATCATGGCTGTCTTCAAGTACGCTGTCCTGAAGGTGTGAAGGCACCAGGGCTCGCGCTgctcctgcttccctgctgcCACCTTCCCCTCCAGGAGCCGGGGAGGCTCGTCCCACTGGGGGCTGCCATCATCTCTGGGGCTTCCTCAGTTCTGCATAGTGTTGTCActgaagtatcttttttttttattttatttttaatataaatgtcTTGGCGCTAAGTTTCTAGAGGGGGGTGCAGCGCTGAGGCTGTGCCTGCCCCGATGTGACTGCCCTGCTGCGCTGTAGCTTTAGATTAGCAGTTATGGGAGGccacttttcttatttttaatgacttaatTAAGATTCCCCTGGCAGTGATTCCTCCTTGAGTAAGGCCTGGGGCTGGTCCTTGCCCCTCCTGGGAGGGCTTGG includes:
- the SLC20A1 gene encoding sodium-dependent phosphate transporter 1 isoform X2; amino-acid sequence: MDPTPTVPPVPMVGFLWMLILGFIIAFVLAFSVGANDVANSFGTAVGSGVVTLRQACVLASVFETVGSVLLGAKVSETIRKGLIDVEMYSSKQQLLMAGSISAMFGSAVWQLVASFLKLPISGTHCIVGATIGFSLVAKGQEGVKWSELLKIVLSWFISPLLSGIMSAILFFLVQRFILRKADPVPNGLRALPIFYACTVGINLFSIMYTGAPLLGFDKLPLWGILLISAGSAVVCALVVWFFVCPRMKKKIEREIKSSPSESPLMEKNLSPKEDHEEPKVPLGDAKSPVADVGSAAPHRAAVEERTVSFNLGDLEEAPEQERLPSLDLNETSIDSGAVQLPNGNLVQFNQAVGHQMSSSGQYQYHTVHKDSGLYKELLHKLHLAKMGDCMGDSGDKPLRRNNSYTSYTMAICGMPLDSLRAKEGEEVEKLTWPVADTKKRVRMDSYTSYCNAVADAHPAADVDLNTAQVEMGVSDRKGSSSSLEEWHDQDKPEVSLLFQFLQILTACFGSFAHGGNDVSNAIGPLVALYLVYQTGDVATKVATPIWLLLYGGAGICIGLWVWGRRVIQTMGKDLTPITPSSGFSIELASALTVVIASNVGLPISTTHCKVGSVVSVGWLRSRKAVDWRLFRNIFMAWFVTVPISGLISAAIMAVFKYAVLKV
- the SLC20A1 gene encoding sodium-dependent phosphate transporter 1 isoform X1; its protein translation is MDPTPTVPPVPMVGFLWMLILGFIIAFVLAFSVGANDVANSFGTAVGSGVVTLRQACVLASVFETVGSVLLGAKVSETIRKGLIDVEMYSSKQQLLMAGSISAMFGSAVWQLVASFLKLPISGTHCIVGATIGFSLVAKGQEGVKWSELLKIVLSWFISPLLSGIMSAILFFLVQRFILRKADPVPNGLRALPIFYACTVGINLFSIMYTGAPLLGFDKLPLWGILLISAGSAVVCALVVWFFVCPRMKKKIEREIKSSPSESPLMEKNLSPKEDHEEPKVPLGDAKSPVADVGSAAPHRAAVEERTVSFNLGDLEEAPEQERLPSLDLNETSIDSGEWWWGDTGGAVQLPNGNLVQFNQAVGHQMSSSGQYQYHTVHKDSGLYKELLHKLHLAKMGDCMGDSGDKPLRRNNSYTSYTMAICGMPLDSLRAKEGEEVEKLTWPVADTKKRVRMDSYTSYCNAVADAHPAADVDLNTAQVEMGVSDRKGSSSSLEEWHDQDKPEVSLLFQFLQILTACFGSFAHGGNDVSNAIGPLVALYLVYQTGDVATKVATPIWLLLYGGAGICIGLWVWGRRVIQTMGKDLTPITPSSGFSIELASALTVVIASNVGLPISTTHCKVGSVVSVGWLRSRKAVDWRLFRNIFMAWFVTVPISGLISAAIMAVFKYAVLKV